TATTTTGAGAACTGTTTCAGATATGAGAGACCTCAGAAAGGAAGGTACAGAGAATTCTGGCAGTTCGGGGTAGAGTTGATTGGAAGTAGACAGGCGGATGCAGATGCAGAGGTTATTGCACTTGCAATGTCGATACTGAATGCTCTGGATATTGATGGAAAATTGAATGTAGGTCATCTGGGAATTATCAGATATATATTAAAAGAACTTGACATTGAACAGCAGTCCCAGATCATGAGATATGTAGACAAAAAGGATGACATGGGACTTGATGATTACCTTGATAACATCAATGCACCGGCAGACCTGAGACGTAACCTGTTCGAATTGATAGGAATCAGTGGCGAGGATGCAATTATAAAGGCAAAGGAGATAACCGGCAGTATACCAGAACTTGAAGCATTCAGGAAAATTATTGAACTGCTTGATGCCTATGAAATTAAATATACCATCGACTTCGGGATTGCCAGAGGTCTGGATTATTATACAGGCATGGTATTTGAGATATATGCAAAGGACCTCGGAGCTCAAAACCAAATATGCGGAGGAGGATCCTACCAGTTGATACAGCTCTTTGGTGGCGGTGATGTCCCGTCAACTGGATTTGGTATTGGATTTGACCGAATAATGGAAGTTTGCAGGAAAAAAACGGAAAA
Above is a genomic segment from Methanosalsum zhilinae DSM 4017 containing:
- the hisS gene encoding histidine--tRNA ligase translates to MKITKPRGTRDFLPEDMENRRYVENIIRDVVTKWGYSEIMTPTFEHLDLFTLKSGDAIVGEIYNFTDKGNREMALRPELTAPVMRMYVNEMQATPKPLKLFYFENCFRYERPQKGRYREFWQFGVELIGSRQADADAEVIALAMSILNALDIDGKLNVGHLGIIRYILKELDIEQQSQIMRYVDKKDDMGLDDYLDNINAPADLRRNLFELIGISGEDAIIKAKEITGSIPELEAFRKIIELLDAYEIKYTIDFGIARGLDYYTGMVFEIYAKDLGAQNQICGGGSYQLIQLFGGGDVPSTGFGIGFDRIMEVCRKKTEKPASVMVICTEKTRLEAIETTMELRKIMPAHIDLMKRNFKAQLSHANNIGTDFTLIIGERELQAGKVTLKDMKSGNQETLTLKEAIAKLNEY